DNA from Amblyraja radiata isolate CabotCenter1 unplaced genomic scaffold, sAmbRad1.1.pri scaffold_933_ctg1, whole genome shotgun sequence:
CCCTTCTATACACCCCTTcgtcccttccctccttcccccccccccccccaactcctatCCTCCTGTACCCCCATCCCTTCGGCCCTTCCACTCCCTCCTACCCCCCATCTCCTATCCTCCTGTACCCCCATCCCTTCGGCCCTTCCACTCCCTCCTACCCCCCATCTCCTATCCTCCTGTACCCGCCATCCCTTCGGCCCTTCCACTCCCTCCTACCCCCCATCTCCTATCCTCCTGTACCCCCATCCCTTCGGCCCTTCCACTCCCTCCTACCCCCATCTCCTATCCTCCTGTGGCCCCACCCCCTTCGGCCCTTCTCCTTCCCTCCTACCCCCCCTCCTGTACCCCCATCCCTTcggcccttccctccctcctatcCTCCCACCTATACACCCCTCCCTTCGGCCCTTCCCCCCGCTCCTATCCTCCCCCCTATACACCCCTCCCTTcggcccttcccctccctcctatcCCCCCTCCTGTAACCCCCCCTCCTGTACCCCTCCCCCTCGCTCCTATCCCCCCCTCCTAACCCCCCTCTGTACACCCCTCCCTTCGGCCCTTCCCCCCGCTCCTATCCCACCTCCAGCCAGCACTCGGTCCCGTGCAGCAACTTGACGCTCAGCCTCATCGCGGCGGCCGCTTAAAGGGGAGGGTCGGCCCACACCGGCCTCTTAAAGGCGCAGGGCCAACGTGAGCCCCTTAAAGGCGCACGGCCTCTTAGAGggggcgggtccaggcagcgggcggccaatgagagtgagggggggggggcgggttcaTCTTCCCCCCCCACCTGATAGGTCCGCTCGCCTGTCAATGACAGCGGGGAACCAATGGGAGCCGGGGGGGCGATCGCACTGCGTTGTGATAGGTTCGGGCATCTGTCAGGCTGACGGGCGCCGGAGCCAATGGGAGCACGGAGAAGGGGCGGGTTCAAGGCAACCACCTGGTGATTGGTTCAAGCGTCTGCACGCAGCAACGAGGGGCGGGTCCCGGTGGTAAACAGCCAATCAGAGCCACGACAGGGCGGGCTCATCCACCTCCCACTTGATAGGTCGAGTCTCCTGTCGTTGATAGTGAGGAACCAATGGGAGCTGGGTAAAGGGGCGGGGCGGTTATGTGGCGTTGTGATAGGGTCCAGTCGCCTGTCAATTACAGCGGGAACCAATGGGCGCCGGGCGAGGGGCGGGATCATGATACCCGCCATGTGATAGGTGGGATCGCCTGTCACTAAGCCCTGGGGGGGGGCGGGTTCAGTGGTCAGCGGGGAGCCAATGGGCGCCGGTCGGAGGGGCGGGTCCATCGTCCGGCGTTGTGATAGGGTCCAGTCGCCTGTCAATTACAGCGGGAACCAATGGGCACCGGGAGAGGGGGCGGGATCATGATACCTGCGATGTGATAGGTGGGGCCGCCTGTCACTAAGCCCTGGGGGGGCGGGTACAGTCGTCAGCGGGGAGCCAATGGGAGCTGGGAGAGGGGGCGGGATGAAGGGACCCGCCATGTGATAGGTGGAGTCGCCTGTCACTCGGTGGAGGGGGGGGCGGTCGCTGGTCTCAGCGGGGAGCCAATGGGCGCCGGTCGAAGGGGCTGGTCCATCGTCCGCCGTCGTGATAGGGTCCAGTCGCCTGTCAATGACGGCGGGGAGCCAATGGGAGCCGGGAGAGGGGGCGGGATGAAGGGACCCGCCATGTGATAGGTGGAGTCGCCCGTCACTCGGGGGCCGGGGGCGGGCTCTGACGGGGGTCACGTGGTGCCGGGGAGACGGTTGGAGgagcgggagggagagagagagcgagcggcCGCCATGAATATCCGCAACGCCCGGGTGAGAGCGATGGCGACggcgagggtgagggagggagggtgagggagggagggagggaggcggctCCCGCTGCCCCGCTGCCCCGCTGCCCCGCTGCCCCgcggagggagaggagaagggggaggggagaaggtgcCGGGCGGCCGCGTGTGGAGGCCAAGCCCCGCCCACAGTCctggaggcccttcagcccgtcccCCCGCTGCTagctccatctacaccagtcacacAGCTTGGagaatggcccttcagcccgtccCGCCTGCTGCTAGCCCACTAGCTCCAACTACAACAGCCACACAGCTTGTagaatggcccttcagcccgacccgcctgctgctagcccaccagctccaTCTACAACAGTCACACAGCTTGGAGAATGGCCTTTCAGCCCGCATCCCCGcctgctgctagcccaccagctccgTCTACACCAGTCACACAGCTTGGAGAATGGCCTTTCAGCCCGCCCCGCCCGCTACTAGCCCACTAGCTCCGTCTACACCAGTCGCACAGCTTGGagaatggcccttcagcccgtccccgcctgctgctagcccaccagctccgTCTACACCAGTCACACAGCTTGGAGAATGGCCTTTCAGCCTGTCCCCCCGCTGCTagctccatctacaccagtcacacAGCTTGGagaatggcccttcagcccgtccccccccgctgctagcccaccagctccgTCTACACCAGTCACACAGCTTGGagaatggcccttcagcccgtccCGCCTGCTGCTAGACCACTAGTTCCAACTACACCAGTCGCACAGCTTGGagaatggcccttcagcccgtccCGCCTGCTGCTAGCCCACTAGCTCCATCTACAACAGTCACACAGCTTGGagaatggcccttcagcccgtcccgcctgctgctagcccaccagctccaTCTACAACAGtcatatgggacgacagatggcacaatgggctaagtgttcggctggcaaccggaaggtagccggttcgaatcccgcttggagtgcatactgtcgttgtgtccttgggcaagacacttcacccacctttgcctgtgtgtgaatgtgtgtgagtgattggtggtggtcggaggggccgtaggcgcagattggcagccacgcttccgtcagtctgccccagggcagctgtggctacagaagtagcttaccaccaccgagtgtgactgaggagtgaatgaataatgcgatgtaaagcgccttgagtattagaaaggcgctatataaatcccatccattattattattatacagcaGTGGAAACTGGCCTTCAGCCCATCCCACCCCCCTGTTAGCCCCATCTACACCGGCCACACAGGGGAGaaagtggcccttcagcccataccaCCCGCTGCTAGCTCACATGTATCTATTTACACTGGTCACGCCgcaaggaaactggcccttcagcccatcctgccCGCTGCTAGCCAACTCGCACCACCTACACCAGTCACACAGCTTGGAgaaagtcccttcagcccatcctgccCACTGCTAGTTCATGTGCACCTACTTACGCCGGTCGCACAgcaaggaaactggcccttcagcccatcccgcCCTCTGttagccccatctacaccagtcacacAGTTTGgacaaaggcccttcagcccatctacaagtcacacagcgaggaaacaggcccttcagcccatcctgccTGCTGCTGGCCAACTCATTCCATCTAtaggtagcatcgctggagaacatggacaggtgacgattcaggtcggaacccttctccagactgaggacACTAGTTCCATGGTATCCCACTTTCGCGTCCTACACACctagggcaatttacaaatggccagttaacctacaaacatgcacatctttgggtcttggaggaaaccggaacacccggagaaagcccacgtggtcacagggagcacgtatAAACCCtgcacaggcagcgcccgtagttaggatgggacctgggtctctggcactgtgaggcagcaactctaccgtggaaTGTTGGGGGTGAGGGTAGTGAAAGCTGAGTGAAGCGGTGATGAGTGCGGTGCCGGGAGGAGCTTTGGCTATTCCATAGCCAGTCATGGCAGGGccgtgtgatagaaacatagaaaataggtgcaggagtaggccattcggcccttcgagcctgcaccattcgccattcaatatgatcatggctgagagcGGACAGCCGACAGATTAGGGAGATGTTGTCCGCACCCGGTGCTGATCTTTGCATCCCTGTCTCCCGGAGCTGGCAAAGAGCCTCACACACAATgcaattggagatttaacccctgACTCCTGACAGAGCTGCGTTCCCTTCACATCTCCCAGCGTAGAAGCTGTGTTTAAATTCAAGAAACTGTTCCCCACCACTAAacactctcaatagacaataggtgcagagggaggccattcggcccttcgagtcagcaccgccattcattgtggtcatggctgattgtccccaatcaataacccgtgcctgccttctccccatatcccttgactccactagcccttagagctctatctaactctgtcttaaatccatccagtgacttggcctccactgccctctgtggcagggaattccacaaattcacaactctctgggtgaaaaaggttttgctcacctcagtcttaaatggcctcccctttattctaagactatggcccctggttctggactcgcccaacattgggagcatttttcctgcatctagcctgcccagtccttttataattttatatgtttctataagatcccccctcccctcatcctcctaactccagtgaatacaagcctagtcttttcaatctttcctcatatgatagtctcaccatcccagggatcaatctcgtgaacctacgctgcactgcctcgatcacaaggatgtcctgcctcaaattaggagaccaaaactgtacgcaatactccagatgtggtctcaccagagccctgtacaactgcagaagaatctgggacacatgacaataaaactctctcttgactcttgaggctggaggaggtggaCTGGAGTTGTGATCCTGTACTGACTGTCCTGTATTCcatgctctctctctgtctgcagccggaggaCCTGATGAACATGCAGCACTGCAACCTGCTGTGTTTGCCCGAAAACTACCAGATGAAGTATTACTTCTACCACGGCCTGTCCTGGCCACAGGTAATGGTTCAGCCGGCCCAGGGCGGGGAACAAGAGGGGGCAGGCTTCATATGGGGCATTGCCTggggttctggtcgccccattacaggaagggtgtggaggctctGGACAGGGTGCAGACCAGGGTAAAATAATCCATCATTAAAGTGAAATATATATAAAAACTATATGAAACAATGAACAAGCAAGCAAATAAATAGAAAATAACAGTGcagtcaaaaataatgtccccaaatctatatagaaacatagaaaataggtgcaggagtgggccattcggcccctcgagccagcactgccattcaatatgatcatccataatcagtaccccgttcctgccttttacccatatcccttgattccattagccccaagagctaaatctaactctcttgaaaacatccagtgaatcggcctccactgccagaaTTGtgaatcaattccacagattcacaactctgggtgaaaaaggttttttctcatctccgtcctaaatggccgaccccttattcttaaattgtgtgtgacccctggttctggactcccccaacatggggaacatgtttcctgcctctagcgtgtccaatcctttaagaattgtatatgtctctataagatcccctctcatccttctaaattctagtgtatacaagcccagtcgctccattctttcaacatatgacagaccTGCCATCCCGGAGTAGACATGGAGCGTTGTAGAGctgtgggatctaggagtgcaggtatatagttcccAGTGATACAGTTATGAGCCTATTTGGAGGCtcgctccatccaggccttttgtTATTCGGTGGGTTTCGATGAGATTCCCTCCTCATCCGTGTAACTTCCAGCTTGTGGGAGGCGTACACATGGAGAGGGTGACGGAACATCGAACGGCAAGCACGCCGCATCGCTAATCAGTCTCTCTTGTCTCTCTCCAGCTCTCGTACATCGCTGAGGACGAGAACGGGAAGATCGTGGGTTACGTTCTGGCAAAAATGTGAGTGAGTGGAGCCAACCCCCTCCCTGCCCAGGGTCCTTCCCTCCTGCCCTTGCCCCTTGGATCCACACAGTGGGATTCGACTTGTGTGCAGTGAAGGTTCTGATAAAGTATTGGGCATCTGCAGGCCCTTGTGTCCACACTTTGACTGCTTGTTGCCTCGGTGTgggagtgaaggggggggggggtcccataGACGGGGCTCTGACCTCAGTGACCGCGGGCGGGCCTTGTACTGATGGCGGTGATTTTAACCTCTTTTCTCTTTGTTTTCTTCCCTTCCAGGGAGGAAGACCCAGACGACGTCCCTCATGGACACATCACTTCTCTGGTACGAGGCCGGGGCAGGGGTCGAGGGTGGGTCCCCGatgtccggggaggggggggggaggggtggcctGGCCCGTAGCAAGCTTtcaagagatatagcgtggaaacggcCCCctcgcccaccgagcccgcaccgaccgttGTCACCCGTTcacagacactaaatgctggaggtacagaagtgtgaaaacgaacgcacacacctccacattcaggggcagtttcttcccggctgttatcaggcaactgaaccgtcctctcaccaactagagagcggtcctgacctcattgaagaccttcggactatccttgatcgggctttaccttgcactaaacgttattcccttatcatgtatttgtacactgtggacggctcgattgtaatcatgtacagtctttctgctgactgcattGCCacagaaaaagcttttcactgtacctcggtacacgggacaataagctGAAATGTAACTCTCAGGGGTGAGGAGGTGTGTGGTTATTCTACACACAGCCTCACGAAGGCTGTTCTCCACTCTGATGCTGAtgtgctctccctccctctctaccgctctcgctcctccctctccctctccctctccctccctccctccctccctctgcaggCGGTGAAGAGGTCCCACCGGCGTCTGGGTCTGGCCCAGAAGCTGATGGACCAGGCGTCCCGAGCCATGATCGAGAACTTCAACGCCCGATATGTGTCCCTGCACGTCAGGAAGAGGTACCGCCGTCTCTCACCTCCCAACGCCAGGCCCGACAGCAAAAAACTTTACTGtttatagacgataggtgcaggagtaggccattcggcccttccagccagcaccgccattcaatgtgatcgtggctgatcatccccaatcactaccccgtttctgccttctccccatatcccctgactccgctatttttaagagccctatctagctctctcttgaaagcatccagagaaccggcctccaccgccctctgaggcagagaattccacagactcaccactctctgtgagaaaaagtgtttcctcgtctctgttctaaatggccgaccccttattcttaaactgtgtgtgtgtgtgtggcccctggttctggactcccccaacatcgggaacatgtttcctgcctctagcgtgtccaaacctttaacaatcttcctcccacactccaaaaacgtacaggtttgcaggttaattggcttcggtaaattgtaaaatacaagttgtccctggtgagtgtgtgggctagtgtagggggtgatcgctggtgggcacagactcggtgggttggTTTCTGTTACGTCTAATACACGGCGATGGGACATTAACCGcgtctctctctccttctttgcAGCAATCGAGCCGCTCTTCATCTCTACTCCAACACGCTGAATTTCCAGTAAGTGTCGTCTGACTGCACCCTCGCTCCTCCCTGCctccagcctccgccatctttcCCTGTCCACCGTCGTCACTGCTTTATTATCACACGTGCCAAGTGCAAGCGCACGGTGGAATTCCAAACTTACAAACAGTCCcgtgtttcattatgttctgtctctatctggactgagctgcaaaatgattttcctttccacacttcttacacttttttccaaaagctgggcattttttcttattcctctcgtgtgttctaccacaaaacttgcacagtatctcattgtctttttgtctctcttctgcctgtttcagtgcatgtacctcctccactgtctgtccTTGCAGTGTTCTGCTATTCTCCCTTGACAGCTCTGTAGCTCTACAAATGTGCAGGCATGTCTCAAGAGTCAGCTTCTCTTCCCTGAGTAATCTCTCCCTCAGTGCTGAGCTATTTGTACCACACACAAGTCGATCTCTAATCAATGAATCTCTAATGTCCCCAAAATTGCAACTACTAGCAAGTATTTTTAAGTCTGTTACATAGCTGTCCACGTTTTCATCCAATCCTACTGCCTTACCAAAGCACGTCCCCGATTAGCAaactgtacagaaatagtctgctGAGCCTGCAAGCTGGTGCCCGATCCAGGAGAGCCTCCAGACGTCGTCCACCTGTGaacccacgtccctctcctctccgatctcccggtggctcagcacttcaactccccctcccattcccaatccgacttctctgtcctgggcctcctccatggccagagtgagctcaccgcaaattggaggagcagcacctcatattccgcttgggcagtttgcaccctagtggcataaacattgaattctccaatttccggtagccccttgctgtctcctccccttctcagctctccctcagccctctggctcctcctcttcctttctcctttttcctttcttctccccaccctacatcagtctgaagaagggtttcggcccgaaacgttgccaactccttcgctccatagatgctgctgcacccgctgagtttctccagcacttgtctaccttcgattttccgctCGCCAGCTCCCCCTGCAGGCCACGGTCCGCCGGGGCCATTGCTCGTTGGCCAAGCATCAGTGGTTCTACCCCAGGCAGGAGTGCGCCCtaacccccctcactctccctccgcaGAATCAGTGAGGTGGAGCCCAAGTACTACGCAGACGGGGAGGATGCCTACGCCATGAAGAGGGACCTGACGCTGATGGCCGACGAGGTTTGTCCCCAGTGCCTGACCCTCTGACCCACAGTGCCCGCCTGCGCTGGGCATGGTGTCTCTCCCATCactccccctcgcccccccccaacTAAGCACCAGGGGCTCATCACAGCGAGTAATCCCCTGACCCCACACATCACTGGCACCTGGgtgggacacacacacgcacacacaacacacgcacacacacacacacacacacacacacaccacacacacacacaatacaatacaatacaaatttattgtcatttgagcctcagtgaggctcaaacaaaattctgtttccacagccatacaaacaaagacaattcctagacatacacacaatttagttcacacaaacatccatcacagtggacccactgtgatggaaggcaaagtcttttctctcccctgttctccatgtctctcccgatgtccaagccccaggcgggcgatgataagtcccacggccattttaggccgtgccgggcgatttacggccccgctcccggtctagaagtctcgaagttggagcccccggcgggcgctggaatgtcccacggccatgaagccgcgccgggcgatgtacgtccccgctccgggtcgttccaaccccgcgacacgggctggagaagtcgcgttgcgggagctccgggaagtggtctctctctctctctcccccccggacccgtgagctcccgatgtcccagtccaccggacctgcggctgcgttgctggagcctccgagccccaggagtcgagtcgcagcagcgagtcaccaccgctccccacgctccgaggccggccagccccacgatggtgagtgctccgcagctccgcagtctcc
Protein-coding regions in this window:
- the naa10 gene encoding N-alpha-acetyltransferase 10 is translated as MNIRNARPEDLMNMQHCNLLCLPENYQMKYYFYHGLSWPQLSYIAEDENGKIVGYVLAKMEEDPDDVPHGHITSLAVKRSHRRLGLAQKLMDQASRAMIENFNARYVSLHVRKSNRAALHLYSNTLNFQISEVEPKYYADGEDAYAMKRDLTLMADEFRKQADVRDRLRPPGSLDHRPHHRSNHFSDCCRDDKCPGGGGGGGGGGVGDGGGTGGGGGSAVTVVPTVTGGRGRDGAEDSGDSKDVSEVSEATESTDVKDSSETSDSAS